A window of Infirmifilum lucidum contains these coding sequences:
- a CDS encoding nucleotidyltransferase domain-containing protein gives MQAVKALLPDSRVYVFGSVLKGEAVGGSDVDVLIVSSLLPVDNLSRAEIKARVEELASLPPYHPFELHLADESEAKWYFSRVKELVEVTDAG, from the coding sequence GTGCAGGCAGTTAAGGCGCTCCTACCCGACTCGCGCGTCTACGTGTTTGGAAGCGTCTTGAAAGGAGAGGCTGTAGGGGGGAGTGACGTGGACGTCCTCATAGTGTCCAGCCTCCTCCCAGTGGACAACCTGTCCAGAGCTGAAATCAAAGCCAGAGTGGAGGAGCTCGCCTCCCTGCCCCCGTACCACCCGTTCGAGCTCCACCTGGCGGACGAGTCCGAGGCAAAGTGGTACTTCTCTAGGGTTAAGGAACTCGTGGAAGTAACTGACGCTGGCTGA